One window from the genome of Pieris rapae chromosome 8, ilPieRapa1.1, whole genome shotgun sequence encodes:
- the LOC111001390 gene encoding synaptogyrin, whose product MDTSGAYGGGKAGGAFDPQAFIQKPTVIVRAVCWLFCVIVMGCISDKGWYVKKADNQEYCVYNDDTNACNYGVGISVIAFIACVGFIVGEYLFEQMSSVKTRKHYVLADLGFSGFWAFLYFVGFCYLSNAWGKTENPPMGTANNMQGAIAFCFFSIFAWVACAFFAFQRFRMGAEAAFAPAYEVEGTVGSPGGFPAYPGAPDPQPPYSDPPFSQQQTGNVEYTAPTY is encoded by the exons ATGGATACTTCAGGTGCTTATGGCGGCGGTAAGGCTGGTGGAGCTTTCGATCCACAGGCATTTATTCAGAAGCCCACAGTGATCGTCAGGGCGGTATGTTGG tTATTCTGCGTGATTGTTATGGGATGTATATCAGACAAGGGCTGGTACGTCAAAAAAGCTGATAACCAGGAGTACTGTGTCTACAACGACGATACGAACGCCTGCAACTATGGTGTTGGGATATCAGTTATAGCATTTATAGCCTGCGTGGGTTTCATCGTTGGGGAATATCTCTTTGAGCAGATGTCGTCGGTGAAAACTAGGAAACATTATGTTCTTGCAGATTTGGGCTTCTCTG GATTCTGGGCTTTCCTGTACTTCGTGGGTTTCTGCTACTTGTCTAACGCCTGGGGCAAGACTGAAAACCCGCCCATGGGCACCGCTAACAACATGCAAGGCGCTATAGCTTTCTGTTTCTTCTCCATTTTTGCTTGG GTGGCATGTGCTTTCTTCGCGTTCCAACGCTTTCGAATGGGTGCTGAAGCGGCGTTTGCTCCGGCCTACGAGGTAGAAGGCACTGTAGGTAGCCCTGGAGGATTTCCTGCTTACCCGGGCGCGCCTGACCCCCAGCCCCCATATAGCGACCCTCCATTCTCGCAGCAACAGACTG GTAACGTTGAGTACACAGCCCCAACCTACTAA
- the LOC111001388 gene encoding histone acetyltransferase KAT8: MMAKGDKDLEKPIVKNELTTPESRSTDNEDSESNQEQLLDIGEHYLVRRVDDSWRPAEIIQTRYHASESCYEYYVHYVGCDRRLDEWVPRHRIMSDRFDGCEQSSNNSDHLLTDKSGRKITRNQKRKHDEINHVQKTYAEMDPTTAALEKEHEAITKVKYIDRIQFGKYEIDTWYFSPYPEEYGKQSKLFICEYCLKYMRLEKTFRFHLADCPQRQPQGTEIYRKGTIAIFEADGKEHKLYCQNLCLLAKLFLDHKTLYFDIEQFLFYTLCEVDKDGAHLVGYFSKEKDSPEGNNVACILTLPPFQRQGYGKLLIAFSYELSRLEKVVGSPEKPLSDLGKLSYRSYWSYVILEVLSVTRGILSIKDLSLMTGIAPTDIISTLQSMNMVKYWKGQHVVCVTPKMVSEQLASSHFKKPRLTIDPTAIRWTPPIKQGPSAKVKK; the protein is encoded by the coding sequence atgatGGCGAAAGGTGATAAGGATTTAGAAAAACCAATTGTGAAGAACGAATTAACTACTCCTGAATCTCGAAGTACTGACAATGAAGATTCTGAATCTAACCAAGAGCAACTTTTGGATATCGGCGAGCATTATCTAGTGAGGCGTGTCGATGACTCATGGCGGCCGGCTGAAATTATACAGACGCGGTACCATGCGTCAGAGTCCTGCTATGAATATTACGTACATTATGTGGGCTGCGATCGAAGGCTTGATGAATGGGTTCCCCGCCACCGAATTATGTCCGATAGATTCGACGGTTGTGAGCAGTCCAGTAACAATTCTGATCATTTGTTGACGGACAAGTCTGGTCGTAAAATAACTCGCAATCAGAAACGTAAACACGATGAGATCAATCATGTTCAAAAAACATATGCCGAGATGGATCCTACCACTGCAGCTCTCGAGAAAGAACATGAAGCTAtaacaaaagtaaaatacaTTGATAGGATTCAGTTTGGCAAATACGAAATAGATACATGGTACTTCAGCCCTTACCCTGAAGAATATGGTAAACaatcaaaattgtttatatgtgaatattgtttaaaatacatgAGGCTAGAAAAAACATTTAGGTTTCATCTTGCTGACTGCCCTCAACGGCAACCACAAGGGACAGAAATATATCGTAAAGGGACAATAGCGATTTTTGAGGCTGATGGCAAAGAACATAAGCTGTACTgtcaaaatttatgtttactaGCAAAATTATTCTTGGACCACAAAACACTGTACTTTGATATAGAacagtttcttttttatacattatgtgAAGTTGATAAGGATGGTGCCCACTTGGTTGGCTACTTTTCGAAAGAGAAGGACTCTCCAGAAGGAAACAATGTTGCTTGTATCCTTACACTTCCTCCCTTTCAAAGACAAGGCTATGGCAAGCTGCTTATTGCTTTCAGTTATGAATTATCAAGGCTAGAAAAGGTAGTTGGTAGTCCTGAAAAACCTCTATCTGACTTGGGTAAGCTAAGTTATAGATCATATTGGTCATATGTTATTTTAGAAGTATTAAGTGTAACTAGAGgcattttaagtataaaagaTCTCAGTCTTATGACAGGGATTGCTCCAACTGACATAATATCTACACTTCAATCAATGAATATGGTTAAATATTGGAAGGGACAACATGTAGTGTGTGTCACACCTAAAATGGTTTCAGAGCAGTTGGCTAGTTCTCATTTCAAGAAGCCTCGCTTAACAATAGACCCAACTGCAATTAGGTGGACTCCACCTATTAAACAAGGCCCGTCTGCTAAAgtgaagaaataa